The Cucumis melo cultivar AY chromosome 6, USDA_Cmelo_AY_1.0, whole genome shotgun sequence genome includes a region encoding these proteins:
- the LOC103496216 gene encoding uncharacterized protein LOC103496216 — MKAKRVQLQSLRTEFETLRMKISESVIDFFARTMKIANKMRIHGEKMEDVTIVEKILPSMTPKFNFVVCSIEESKDINNLSIDELQSSLLVHEQKVTKQEKRSKY; from the coding sequence ATGAAGGCAAAGCGAGTGCAACTTCAAAGTCTTCGAACCGAATTCGAGACTCTACGAATGAAGATTAGCGAGTCAGTGATTGATTTCTTTGCAAGAACAATGAAAATCGCCAACAAAATGCGAATCCATGGAGAGAAAATGGAGGACGTCACCATTGtggaaaagattcttccatCAATGACACCGAAGTTTAATTTCGTTGTATGTTCCATAGAAGAGTCTAAAGATATTAATAATCTTTCAATTGATGAGTTGCAGAGCTCTTTGCTGGTTCATGAGCAAAAAGTTACCAAGCAAGAAAAAAGGAGCAAGTATTGA